A genomic stretch from Psilocybe cubensis strain MGC-MH-2018 chromosome 1, whole genome shotgun sequence includes:
- a CDS encoding Glutathione S-transferase 3 has product MDAPTPSDAVVAASTPTVVVHHLEDSRSQRVLWLLEELNVPYEVKKYKRTPQRLAPKELLDVHPLGKSPVITDGAVTLAESGAIVEYLIKKYGAGKVDVSESGWIDDLYFTHYSEGSVQPLLVRRLVFRLLPQRVPALIRPIVKNVLTKADSLMNGPDLRKHGDLIEKHLEKNKVWFAGGDNPTASDYMMGFTLEILVNRAPEVAGPKTIEYVRRMQARPAYKRALEKGGEYAYILP; this is encoded by the exons ATGGATGCACCAACGCCGTCCGACGCCGTTGTGGCAGCTTCGACACCTACTGTGGTTGTGCACCACTTGGAAGACTCTCGGTCTCAACGAGTATTATGGCTATTA GAAGAGTTGAATGTACCATATGAGGTAAAGAAGTATAAAAGGACGCCTCAGAGGCTCGCCCCCAAGGAACTTCTTGATGTGCACCCCCTTGGAAAGTCTCCCGTCATTACCGATGGTGCAGTGACACTGGCAGAGAGCGGTGCTATCGTAG AATATCTCATCAAGAAATATGGGGCTGGAAAGGTAGACGTGAGCGAATCGGGGTGGATAGACGACCTGTATT TTACCCACTATTCCGAGGGATCTGTGCAACCTCTGCTTGTCCGCCGACTAGTGTTTAGGCTGCTTCCCCAGCGTGTTCCAGCGCTCATTCGGCCTATTGTCAAAAACGTACTTACCAAAGCCGACAGTTTGATGAATGGTCCAGACCTTAGAAAGCATGGAGATCTG ATTGAGAAACACCTAGAGAAGAATAAAGTGTGGTTTGCTGGTGGCGACAATCCAACTGCTTCGGATTACATGATGGGATTTACCCTTGAGATACTCGTAAATCGTGCTCCGGAGGTTGCTGGCCCCAAGACTATTGAATACGTTCGCCGGATGCAGGCAAG GCCTGCGTATAAAAGG GCCCTCGAAAAAGGGGGTGAATACGCTTATATCCTGCCATAG
- a CDS encoding Acetylesterase has product MASPVPLRYTSTSRPTQHLVQLVRPTLSNPSYKLTKTPYSGDSLSTTGFNITGPLPNTLNPLGNPPFPGVTEVGGENWVGFATASFNNTVVLTYNFANSNATIARATLTPTSSSAQPYVTSLVDQVDLFLSSVGNASESAPWTSANALFSIWMGSQDISLGFNTQQDQSSSSDTLIATYCTQVERLYNSGARNFLFANIPPLDRSPAMLNQSSTTQSLFKSSIDTFNLNLQARLASFQSAHNDIQTFLWDTNAQIANILDNPLYFEIQDITSS; this is encoded by the exons ATGGCCAGT CCAGTGCCTCTCCGGTACACCTCCACCAGCAGGCCCACCCAACATTTGGTTCAACTTGTCCGTCCAACCCTCTCCAATCCCTCTTACAAGCTTACGAAAACCCCATATAGCGGAGACTCACTCTCAACCACCGGGTTCAACATCACAGGTCCTCTTCCCAACACACTTAACCCGCTAGGAAACCCACCATTTCCAGGAGTCACAGAGGTCGGTGGGGAGAACTGGGTCGGCTTCGCAACAGCTTCATTCAACAACACCGTGGTGTTGACGTACAACTTCGCCAACAGCAATGCGACAATCGCCCGTGCAACTCTCACTCCCACTTCCAGTTCTGCCCAACCCTATGTCACCAGTTTAGTGGACCAAGTCGACCTATTTCTCAGCTCTGTGGGTAATGCATCGGAGAGTGCACCATGGACAAGTGCAAACGCGTTGTTTTCCATTTGGATGGGAAGCCAGGATATCAGTCTCGGGTTTAACACTCAACAGGATCAGTCCAG CTCCTCAGATACATTGATTGCCACATACTGTACCCAAGTAGAACGACTC TACAACTCCGGTGCCCGCAACTTCCTTTTCGCCAACATACCACCCCTCGACCGGTCTCCAGCg ATGCTCAACCAATCATCCACCACCCAGTCCCTATTCAAATCATCCATTGACAccttcaacctcaacctccaAGCCCGACTGGCCTCATTCCAATCTGCCCACAACGAT ATACAAACATTTCTCTGGGACACCAATGCTCAAATCGCCAATATCCTCGACAACCCACTATACTTTGAAATCCAAGACATAACATC CTCATAA
- a CDS encoding Aldehyde dehydrogenase family 3 member B1, producing the protein MAKYTSFDDILNIHTELHTTFRSGKTKPYAWRHHQLLQLARFAQDNAAALAECLRLDLGRAKQEVLMGDVIPVISRSLLAAEQLEAWMAPEKVQLCAPWEEGYSASVERHPKGVVLIISPWNFPIILSLQPLYTAIAAGCCALIKPSELSHHTSSFLAQTLHKYIDPSAYRVVLGGIPETTMVLELKWDHICYTGNARVARIVSAAAAKHLTPLTLELGGKSPVIIDATNPPKTSPPPSPITLPLAARRILLGKTLNAGQICIAPDYILAPRAIIPELVRALREAYTAFYPLRPSRGAANVGVGEGGGGEEQGEEEGEEGGGEGGALKTDSLGSIISDTHFERLKALLRATRGTIVLGGNWDGKTRWMEPTVVVDVEEGDVLLDEEIFGPILPIVAVDSMDDAIAFVNRREHPLVSYIFSNDEEFKRKFISSTTSGSVWIGDTFQQVGVSQVPFGGIGESGHGRQSMKAGFDEFTYARGVVDIPPESEPFLAGRYPPYTAESTGRFEGIVRGFVIPPSSAAAASSTPTSSS; encoded by the exons ATGGCTAAATACACCTCCTTCGACGATATCCTCAAC ATCCACACCGAATTGCACACAACATTCCGCAGCGGCAAAACCAAGCCCTACGCATGGAGACACCACCAACTCCTCCAGCTCGCGCGCTTCGCACAGGACAACGCCGCCGCGCTCGCAGAGTGTCTGCGCCTTGACCTCGGGCGCGCCAAGCAGGAAGTGTTAATGGGCGACGTGATCCCCGTCATCAGCCGCTCTTTGCTTGCTGCTGAACAGCTCGAGGCGTGGATGGCGCCTGAGAAGGTGCAGCTTTGCGCGCCTTGGGAGGAGGGATACAGTGCGTCCGTGGAGCGGCATCCAAAGGGCGTTGTACTCATCATATC TCCGTGGAACTTCCCCATCATCCTCTCCCTACAGCCTCTCTACACCGCGATCGCCGCAGGGTGCTGCGCACTCATCAAGCCCTCCGAGCTCTCACACCACACCTCATCCTTCCTCGCCCAAACCCTGCACAAATACATCGATCCGTCCGCATACCGCGTCGTCCTCGGCGGCATCCCCGAAACGACCATGGTCCTCGAGTTGAAAT GGGACCACATATGCTACACAGGCAACGCGCGCGTCGCGCGCATCGTctctgcagcagcagccaaaCACCTCACCCCGCTCACCCTCGAACTCGGCGGGAAATCGCCTGTCATTATCGACGCTACG AACCCACCCAAAACCTCGCCCCCACCCTCCCCAATAACCCTCCCCCTCGCCGCCCGGCGCATCCTCTTGGGCAAAACACTCAACGCAGGCCAAATCTGCATCGCACCGGACTACATCCTTGCACCGCGCGCTATCATCCCCGAGCTCGTGCGTGCGCTGAGGGAGGCGTATACCGCATTTTATCCTCTTCGACCTTCTCGTGGTGCTGCGaatgtgggtgtgggtgagggtggtggaggagaagaacagggtgaagaagaaggagaagagggtgggggagagggaggagcaCTAAAGACGGATTCGTTGGGGAGTATTATCTCCGATACGCATTTCGAAAGACTCAAAGCGCTTCTGCGCGCAACTAGAGGAACCATTGTTCTTGGAGGAAATTGGGACGGTAAGACGAGGTGGATGGAACcgacggtggtggtggatgtAGAGGAGGGGGATGTGTTGTTGGATGA AGAGATCTTCGGGCCCATCCTTCCAATCGTCGCTGTAGATTCCATGGACGATGCTATTGCGTTTGTTAATAGACG GGAGCACCCACTTGTATCGTACATCTTTTCGAATGATGAGGAGTTTAAACGGAAGT TTATATCCAGTACGACGAGCGGGAGTGTCTGGATTGGGGATACGTTCCAGCAAGTTGGCG TGAGCCAAGTCCCTTTTGGCGGTATTGGTGAATCCGGGC ACGGCAGGCAAAGTATGAAAGCAGGCTTTGATGAATTCACGTACGCGCGTGGGGTTGTTGATATTCCGCCTGA ATCCGAGCCGTTTTTGGCGGGGAGATATCCGCCTTATACGGCTGAATCGACTGGGAGGTTCGAGGGGATTGTTAGGGGGTTCGTTATTCCTCCGTCttctgctgccgctgctTCGTCGACGccgacgtcgtcgtcgtag
- a CDS encoding WSC domain-containing protein (WSC domain-containing protein ARB_07867): protein MDRLKHLKQLIVLSAIIVSTTASPSGVHEARQATSSLPSGWSAIGCFSDSTDARTLRTAAFTDVTGMTIESCLAFCVPAGYKYAGVEFSRECYCDNNIESPGAPIDASACSMPCTGNSGEICGGSNAINIFQSTPAPPLPSGWEAVGCFSDSTDSRTLRVASFTDVTGMTIESCLEFCTPAGYKYAGLEFARECYCDNVIESPGAPIAASSCSTLCTGSGVEICGGSNALSVFQTTEVTPPPPPPASIKQTAGTFNYVGCFTDAVNGVPRSLATKVMGGDATAETCTAACKTAGFALAGLEFGGECWCDHYMARANHVPDSDCNSVCDADHTELCGAGNRLAVYQDTTATQLSFQNCIPSSLITPNSQTPYDFTFIMSPGPAGGSPVPLALIPNGDPFPIHAGATTEQFWQLSGRTFVPTTLTPKQPVEFALNGGFIDPDQVTQQFNQPIQPEPGSPMQFEATGIAVDDFSGYCAMPNPSITFGSLFGPPVLGVTADGGITGQSNIWSSCQSSPGPLDPIFQASAPRNVNCTSVFLEMPPI from the exons ATGGATCGCTTGAAGCATTTGAAGCAGCTGATTGTCCTCTCAGCGATTATT GTCTCTACGACCGCATCGCCATCTGGGGTGCATGAAGCCAGGCAAGCCACATCCAGCCTTCCAAGCGGATGGTCCGCCATAGGATGCTTCAG TGACTCCACCGATGCACGCACGCTGCGCACCGCTGCGTTCACAGATGTAACTGGTATGACCATTGAGTCGTGTCTTGCATTTTGCGTACCGGCTGGGTACAAGTACGCCGGTGTCGAGTTCTCCAGG GAATGCT ACTGCGACAACAACATCGAATCTCCCGGTGCGCCAATCGACGCCTCGGCATGCTCCATGCCGTGTACAGGCAACTCTGGCGAAATATGCGGAGGCTCCAACGCAATAAACATTTTCCAAAG CACACCGGCGCCACCGCTTCCGTCTGGATGGGAGGCCGTGGGCTGTTTCAG TGATTCCACGGACTCGAGGACTTTACGTGTAGCCTCGTTCACGGATGTAACTGGTATGACCATCGAATCGTGCCTTGAATTTTGCACCCCAGCCGGATACAAATACGCCGGGCTCGAGTTTGCTAGG GAGTGCT ACTGCGATAACGTTATCGAGTCCCCCGGAGCGCCAATTGCCGCATCATCCTGCTCGACACTTTGTACAGGTAGCGGTGTCGAGATATGCGGTGGATCCAATGCACTAAGTGTATTCCAGAC TACCGAGGTtacccctcctccgcctccccCAGCAAGCATCAAGCAAACAGCTGGAACCTTCAACTATGTTGGCTGCTTCAC TGATGCTGTTAATGGAGTGCCACGGTCTCTGGCTACAAAGGTCATGGGTGGAGACGCAACCGCTGAGACATGCACCGCGGCGTGCAAAACTGCCGGATTCGCACTCGCCGGATTGGAATTCGGTGGAGAATGCT GGTGCGACCACTACATGGCAAGGGCAAACCACGTTCCAGACTCTGACTGTAACTCTGTATGCGATGCCGACCACACCGAGCTCTGCGGTGCTGGAAACCGCCTCGCGGTATACCAAGACACGACAGCTACACAACTCAGCTTCCAAAATTGCATCCCAAGCTCGTTGATTACCCCCAACAGTCAAACGCCCTACGATTTCACGTTTATCATGAGCCCCGGTCCAGCAGGAGGTAGCCCAGTACCGTTGGCCCTCATTCCCAACGGCGATCCATTCCCCATCCACGCAGGTGCGACTACGGAGCAGTTCTGGCAGCTCAGT GGAAGGACGTTTGTACCTACCACACTTACACCGAAGCAGCCCGTAGAGTTTGCCCTCAACGGAGGCTTCATTGACCCAGATCAAGTTACTCAACAGTTCAACCAGCCCATTCAGCCCGAACCCGGTAGCCCCATGCAATTTGAAGCAACGGGAATAGCTGTGGACGATTTCTCCGGCTACTGTGCTATG cCAAACCCGTCGATCACATTTGGGTCGCTATTTGGACCACCAGTTCTCGGTGTCACAGCGGACGGAGGGATTACAGGACAATCTAACATCTGGTCATCGTGCCAAAGTTCCCCGGGACCTTTGGACCCCATCTTCCAAGCTTCTGCACCGAGGAATGTTAACTGCACCAGCGTATTTTTAGAGATGCCTCCCATTTAG